In Limanda limanda chromosome 21, fLimLim1.1, whole genome shotgun sequence, a genomic segment contains:
- the LOC133027399 gene encoding voltage-dependent anion-selective channel protein 2-like has product MAVPPTYADLGKSAKDIFSKGYGFGLVKLDVKTKSPSGVEFKTTGLSNIDTSKVSGALETKYKWAEYGLVFTEKWTTENTLGTEICIEDQITKGLKLTFDTTFSPNTGKKSGKVKTAYKREYVNVGVDADLDFAGPTIHGAAVAGYEGWLAGYQMTFDSAKSKITQSNFSVGYKTGDFQLHTNINDGSEFGGSIYQKVNDNLETAVNLAWTAGSNGTRFGIAAKYQLDSSAAISAKVNNASLVGIGYTQTLRPGIKLILSAQVDGKSINAGGHKLGLGLELEA; this is encoded by the exons ATGGCAGTTCCTCCAACGTACGCAGACCTCGGCAAATCAGCAAAGGACATCTTCAGCAAGGGATATG GCTTTGGACTGGTGAAGCTTGACGTGAAGACTAAGTCCCCAAGTGGAGTG GAATTTAAAACGACTGGGCTGTCCAACATAGACACCAGCAAGGTCTCTGGAGCCCTGGAGACCAAGTACAAGTGGGCCGAATATGGGCTAGTTTTCACAGAGAAGTGGACAACGGAAAACACACTTGGAACAGAGATTTGTATTGAGGATCAG ATCACTAAAGGCCTGAAACTCACTTTTGACACTACGTTTTCCCCGAATACTGG cAAGAAGAGCGGCAAGGTCAAGACAGCTTATAAAAGGGAATACGTAAATGTCGGTGTTGATGCAGATTTGGATTTTGCTGGTCCTACCATTCACGGAGCAGCAGTAGCCGGCTATGagggctggctggctggctacCAGATGACATTTGACTCAGCCAAATCTAAGATTACCCAGAGCAACTTCTCTGTCGGCTACAAGACTGGGGACTTCCAGCTCCACACCAACAT AAATGATGGTTCAGAGTTTGGTGGATCCATTTACCAGAAGGTCAACGACAATCTGGAGACTGCTGTGAATCTTGCCTGGACCGCGGGCAGCAATGGCACCCGCTTTGGAATTGCTGCCAAATACCAGTTAGACTCCAGTGCCGCCATATCA GCTAAGGTGAATAATGCCAGCTTGGTAGGAATTGGATACACCCAGACTCTGCGGCCTG gtatAAAACTCATCCTCTCAGCACAGGTGGATGGGAAGAGCATCAATGCTGGCG